A genomic segment from Mucilaginibacter terrenus encodes:
- a CDS encoding alpha/beta hydrolase produces the protein MKSVKLILLAMLFSSAVLGQEKAIPLYPNGVPNSKPTPATYKESINETSWIAKVSRPTLTAYIPAKGTANGTAVIVFPGGGYAGLASAHEGVAIAQEFNKIGVTAFVLKYRLPSDSIMKDKAIGPLQDAQRAIQMVRQDAAKWGVSTNRIGIIGFSAGGHLASTAGTHFDKVVIDNKNNISVRPDFMMLIYPVITFGEKTHAGSKENLIGKSPSQDMADLYSNEKQVTSNTPPTFIVHAEDDDVVPVENALMMYEALVKNKVKAELHIVPSGGHGFGLKNPRSTTNWFDWAKIWMNDNGWLKP, from the coding sequence ATGAAAAGTGTTAAACTCATACTGCTTGCCATGCTATTTTCATCAGCCGTTTTAGGGCAGGAAAAGGCCATTCCGTTGTACCCCAACGGCGTGCCCAACTCCAAGCCAACGCCTGCAACCTATAAAGAAAGTATCAATGAAACCTCGTGGATAGCCAAGGTGAGCAGACCTACATTAACGGCCTATATTCCGGCCAAAGGCACCGCAAATGGCACTGCCGTTATTGTGTTTCCTGGTGGTGGGTATGCCGGCCTTGCATCGGCGCATGAAGGTGTGGCGATAGCACAGGAGTTCAATAAAATAGGCGTAACAGCTTTTGTGCTGAAGTACCGGCTGCCAAGCGATAGCATCATGAAAGACAAGGCTATAGGGCCACTGCAAGATGCGCAGCGAGCCATTCAAATGGTTCGGCAGGATGCTGCCAAATGGGGGGTAAGTACCAATCGCATAGGTATAATAGGCTTTTCAGCAGGAGGTCACCTGGCGTCAACCGCGGGTACACATTTCGATAAAGTGGTAATAGACAATAAGAACAACATCAGTGTCCGCCCGGACTTTATGATGCTGATATATCCTGTTATTACCTTCGGAGAGAAGACACACGCAGGCTCTAAAGAAAACTTAATAGGTAAATCACCATCGCAGGACATGGCAGACCTGTACTCTAACGAGAAGCAGGTTACCTCAAACACACCGCCCACCTTCATCGTCCATGCAGAAGATGACGATGTAGTACCCGTAGAAAATGCGCTGATGATGTACGAAGCGCTGGTAAAAAACAAAGTAAAAGCGGAGTTGCACATAGTGCCATCAGGCGGTCACGGTTTCGGTTTAAAGAACCCACGCAGCACAACCAACTGGTTTGATTGGGCTAAGATCTGGATGAATGATAACGGTTGGTTGAAGCCCTGA
- a CDS encoding transglutaminase-like domain-containing protein, with protein MINPTEVNSLIRLLDDPDAEIFGHVHQKLLSYGAEAIEYLESAWEQAFDPIQQERIANLVHEIQFGTVKNDLQLWYQGGAFDLLQGILIVNRYQYPDLDEQKVINQIEAIKRDIWLQMNNEGSPVEQIKLMNHVFYSIHGFSGNTSNHRDPQNSYINQVLESKKGNQISLAIIYSIIAQKLDIPVYGVNLPQHFILAYMDESRESDFEGGILFYINAFNKGFIFGRRDVDMFLKQLNLKFDRQFYEPCSNTDIIKRVIRNLISAYEHAGASEKVDELQELLNILDPLTP; from the coding sequence ATGATCAATCCAACAGAAGTAAATTCCCTTATACGTTTACTGGACGATCCGGATGCAGAAATTTTTGGTCATGTGCATCAAAAGCTGCTTTCCTATGGTGCAGAAGCTATAGAGTACCTGGAGAGCGCCTGGGAACAAGCCTTTGACCCTATACAACAAGAACGAATAGCAAACCTGGTGCATGAAATACAATTCGGTACGGTAAAAAACGACTTACAGTTGTGGTACCAGGGGGGCGCGTTCGACCTGCTGCAGGGTATACTTATTGTTAACCGCTACCAATACCCCGATCTTGATGAGCAAAAGGTTATAAACCAAATTGAAGCGATAAAGCGTGATATATGGCTGCAAATGAACAATGAAGGCAGCCCGGTGGAGCAGATAAAGCTCATGAACCATGTTTTTTATAGCATCCATGGTTTTAGCGGTAACACCAGCAACCACCGCGATCCTCAGAATAGCTATATTAACCAGGTACTGGAAAGTAAAAAGGGTAACCAGATCTCATTGGCAATCATTTACTCCATTATTGCCCAAAAGCTGGATATCCCTGTATACGGTGTTAACCTGCCCCAGCACTTTATACTGGCTTATATGGATGAAAGCCGCGAATCCGACTTTGAGGGCGGTATATTGTTCTACATTAATGCGTTCAATAAGGGTTTCATATTCGGCCGCAGGGATGTAGACATGTTCCTAAAGCAGCTTAACCTGAAATTTGACAGGCAGTTTTACGAGCCATGCTCGAATACTGATATAATAAAACGTGTTATTCGTAACCTAATCAGCGCATACGAGCATGCAGGCGCATCGGAAAAGGTTGATGAGTTGCAGGAGTTACTTAATATACTTGATCCGCTTACTCCCTAA
- a CDS encoding O-methyltransferase: MSKLTFTKDFLLHRLTSKNRHGLHSPFVYKLVDEVIYDLKPKAAYDKIEQERDQLLVDDRYINVTDLGAGSRVNKSNRKKISDITINALKPPKLAQLLYRIAAFVKPRNIVELGTCLGITSLYLHEAAPEAKVFTLEGCPQTAGVAKEVFERAGVNDIELVTGNFDDTLDSVLSKQEQLDLVYIDGNHTKAATLNYFNQCLPRVHENTLLIFDDIYWSDGMKEAWAEIKAHPRVMITVDLFWIGLVFFKKDRAQKEHFKIRF; encoded by the coding sequence ATGTCTAAACTAACGTTCACCAAGGATTTTCTGTTGCACAGGCTAACGTCAAAAAACCGTCATGGTTTGCACTCGCCATTCGTTTACAAACTGGTAGATGAAGTAATTTACGATTTAAAGCCTAAAGCTGCTTACGATAAAATAGAACAGGAACGCGATCAATTACTGGTTGATGATCGCTATATCAACGTAACCGACCTTGGTGCAGGTTCGCGCGTTAACAAAAGCAATCGCAAAAAAATTAGCGATATAACAATTAACGCGCTTAAACCACCAAAACTTGCACAGCTGCTTTACCGCATAGCTGCCTTTGTAAAGCCGCGCAATATTGTAGAACTGGGCACCTGCCTTGGCATAACATCGCTTTATCTGCACGAGGCGGCTCCGGAAGCGAAAGTATTCACGCTTGAAGGTTGCCCTCAAACCGCTGGTGTAGCTAAAGAAGTTTTCGAACGAGCCGGCGTGAACGACATCGAGTTGGTAACAGGCAACTTTGACGATACACTTGATAGCGTTTTAAGCAAACAAGAACAGCTTGACCTGGTATACATAGACGGTAACCACACTAAAGCGGCCACTTTAAACTACTTTAACCAATGCTTGCCCCGCGTACATGAAAATACGCTGCTAATATTTGACGACATCTATTGGAGCGACGGGATGAAGGAAGCTTGGGCGGAGATAAAGGCGCATCCCCGAGTGATGATCACCGTTGATCTTTTCTGGATAGGGCTGGTGTTCTTTAAAAAAGACCGAGCTCAAAAGGAGCATTTCAAAATCAGATTTTAA
- a CDS encoding BamA/TamA family outer membrane protein encodes MKKFVVTVLLALGVIPAFSQIKSIKKVIYRMYFEKDSTKKPSFVLLPVISSAPETGLELGGSALYSFYTDTINAFTRVSNIFAYGTLTSKGQSRINLSTNYWLPGNKYHITAAVGYINFPFDFYGIGNNTGKANADRLGQKRFRFAFTAEKSIGTNVYIGIVGGALDYRFNDVDNAGIFETDPTIEGRHGGTTLYLGPSFVYDGRNNNTYTTKGAIITSYFDFRKGTGSNSSYNGGLFNFEYAQFFKLSKRFVLGFDVQEQSTTGAQSPFYLLPALGSDEMMRGYYNGRFRDRNLLAAQTELRYRLSDRFGIVGFAGTGQVFNKTFSFDEFKPNYGGGLRYFFDTEKGLSIRVDYGVGEKRAGESRQSGFYVGLGEAF; translated from the coding sequence ATGAAAAAATTTGTCGTTACAGTACTTCTTGCCTTGGGCGTTATACCTGCCTTTTCTCAGATTAAGAGTATTAAAAAAGTTATTTACCGTATGTACTTTGAGAAGGACAGTACAAAAAAGCCCAGTTTTGTGTTACTGCCGGTTATCAGTTCGGCACCGGAAACAGGCCTTGAACTTGGCGGATCTGCGCTGTATTCTTTTTATACCGATACTATTAACGCATTCACCCGCGTATCTAACATCTTTGCCTACGGCACGCTAACCAGCAAGGGACAAAGCCGCATAAACCTCAGCACCAACTATTGGCTGCCCGGCAACAAATACCATATTACTGCCGCTGTGGGTTACATTAACTTTCCTTTTGATTTTTATGGCATCGGCAATAACACAGGAAAAGCCAATGCTGACAGGCTGGGGCAGAAACGCTTCCGCTTTGCTTTTACTGCTGAAAAAAGCATAGGAACAAACGTTTACATAGGCATTGTAGGCGGAGCTTTAGACTATCGCTTTAATGATGTTGATAATGCCGGAATTTTTGAGACCGACCCTACTATTGAAGGGCGGCACGGCGGTACAACGCTTTACCTGGGGCCAAGCTTTGTTTATGACGGACGGAATAACAATACTTACACCACCAAGGGAGCCATAATAACCAGCTATTTTGATTTTAGAAAAGGTACAGGCAGCAACAGCAGCTATAACGGCGGGTTATTCAATTTCGAGTATGCCCAATTTTTCAAGCTAAGCAAAAGATTTGTACTTGGCTTTGATGTGCAGGAACAAAGCACGACCGGGGCGCAATCTCCTTTTTACTTATTGCCCGCTTTGGGAAGTGATGAAATGATGCGTGGATATTACAACGGACGTTTTCGGGATCGTAACCTGCTGGCTGCCCAAACAGAACTGCGTTACCGACTTAGCGACCGATTTGGGATTGTTGGCTTTGCAGGCACCGGCCAGGTGTTCAACAAGACCTTCAGTTTCGACGAATTTAAACCCAATTACGGCGGAGGTCTACGCTATTTCTTCGATACCGAAAAAGGCTTGAGCATCCGTGTTGATTACGGAGTTGGCGAAAAACGCGCCGGCGAGAGCAGGCAAAGCGGTTTTTATGTTGGCTTGGGAGAAGCGTTTTAG
- a CDS encoding deoxyhypusine synthase family protein: protein MSTERGPISEFIEKNYLHFNAAALMDAAKGYETHLLEGGKMLLSLAGAMSTAELGISLAEMIRQGKIDIISCTGANLEEDIMNLVAHSHYKRVPNYRDLSPQDEWDLLENHYNRVTDTCIPEEEAFRRLQKHIHKIWKDADDAGERYFPHEFMYKILLSGELEQYYEIDPKNSWMLAAAERNLPIVVPGWEDSTMGNIFASYVIKGQMKASTMKSGIEYMAWLADWYVKNSDGKGLGFFQIGGGIAGDFPICVVPMLYQDMEMENIPFWSYFCQISDSTTSYGSYSGAVPNEKITWGKLDINTPKFIVESDATIVAPLIFAWILKQ from the coding sequence ATGAGTACAGAAAGAGGCCCTATATCTGAGTTTATTGAGAAAAATTACCTGCACTTTAATGCTGCTGCTTTAATGGATGCGGCCAAAGGATACGAAACCCACCTGCTGGAAGGCGGTAAAATGCTGCTTAGCCTGGCCGGTGCTATGAGTACTGCCGAGTTGGGCATCTCGCTTGCCGAGATGATCCGTCAGGGTAAGATAGATATTATTTCATGCACAGGTGCTAACCTCGAAGAAGACATCATGAATCTGGTTGCTCACTCGCACTACAAACGTGTGCCAAACTATCGCGACCTGAGCCCGCAGGACGAGTGGGACCTTTTAGAGAACCACTACAATCGTGTTACCGATACTTGTATACCGGAAGAAGAAGCTTTCCGCCGTTTGCAAAAACATATTCATAAGATATGGAAGGATGCTGATGACGCAGGTGAGCGCTACTTTCCGCATGAGTTTATGTATAAGATATTGCTTAGCGGAGAGCTGGAGCAATATTACGAGATAGATCCTAAGAACTCATGGATGCTGGCAGCTGCCGAGCGCAACCTGCCAATAGTAGTACCCGGATGGGAAGACTCTACTATGGGTAATATATTTGCATCGTACGTTATAAAAGGCCAGATGAAAGCCAGCACCATGAAGAGCGGTATAGAGTACATGGCATGGCTTGCTGATTGGTACGTTAAAAATTCGGACGGTAAAGGTCTTGGCTTTTTCCAGATAGGTGGCGGTATTGCCGGAGATTTCCCAATTTGTGTTGTGCCTATGCTTTACCAGGATATGGAGATGGAGAACATTCCGTTCTGGAGTTACTTCTGCCAAATTTCAGATTCCACAACCTCATACGGCTCATACTCAGGTGCAGTACCAAACGAAAAGATTACCTGGGGCAAACTCGACATCAATACCCCTAAATTTATCGTAGAAAGCGATGCGACAATTGTTGCACCACTCATTTTTGCGTGGATATTAAAACAATAA
- a CDS encoding c-type cytochrome: MRNISLIFKQFSKSLLLVAGLAICSLSANAQADAAKGEAIFKSKCTACHKIETRMTGPALGPQVTQETDDKYLTKWIQNNQALIAAKNPKALKIYNEYNQANMTVFAELSDADVANVLTYVRGEWKKMQDKPAAGQAGSTGAAAESGPSSLLIWGLIGVIVIAFIVILVLNKVIATLERLLLKRGGLALEDEEVTEVEAVKADRLADVKRALKNKKLVFFIVLCGVIGLGSWSWVTMWNTNVHQGYQPVQPIKYSHKLHAGIMKIECQYCHTGAFKSKNAAIPSLNVCMNCHKVVKTESPEIHKIYDALGYNPETQKYDSTKARPIQWVRIHNLPDLAYFNHSQHVKVGAIKCQTCHGQVQNMQEVYQYSPLTMKWCIQCHKRTEINSKGSAYYDKILAAHDKIKKGEKVTPAMLGGLECAKCHY; the protein is encoded by the coding sequence ATGAGAAATATCTCATTGATCTTTAAACAATTCTCAAAATCGCTTTTACTGGTTGCCGGTTTGGCTATTTGCAGCCTAAGCGCAAATGCCCAGGCAGATGCAGCAAAAGGAGAAGCAATTTTTAAATCTAAATGTACCGCCTGTCACAAGATCGAGACCAGGATGACCGGCCCGGCACTTGGTCCGCAGGTTACCCAGGAAACGGACGACAAGTACCTTACTAAATGGATCCAGAACAATCAGGCGCTTATTGCGGCTAAAAATCCAAAGGCACTGAAGATCTACAACGAGTACAACCAGGCCAACATGACGGTTTTTGCCGAGCTGAGCGATGCTGATGTTGCTAATGTGCTTACCTATGTACGCGGTGAATGGAAGAAAATGCAGGACAAGCCTGCTGCCGGCCAGGCTGGTTCTACAGGTGCTGCAGCAGAAAGCGGCCCAAGCTCGTTATTAATATGGGGACTGATTGGCGTAATCGTTATTGCCTTCATCGTTATACTTGTATTAAACAAGGTAATTGCCACACTGGAGCGCTTATTGCTTAAAAGAGGTGGTTTAGCGCTTGAAGACGAAGAGGTTACTGAAGTTGAAGCTGTAAAAGCTGACAGGCTTGCAGACGTAAAACGTGCTCTCAAAAACAAGAAACTGGTATTCTTTATAGTGCTATGTGGTGTTATTGGCTTAGGCAGCTGGAGCTGGGTTACTATGTGGAATACCAACGTTCACCAGGGTTACCAACCAGTACAGCCTATCAAGTACTCTCACAAACTGCACGCAGGTATCATGAAAATTGAGTGCCAGTACTGCCACACCGGTGCATTTAAATCAAAGAACGCAGCTATCCCATCGCTTAATGTTTGTATGAACTGCCACAAGGTGGTTAAAACAGAGTCTCCGGAGATACATAAGATTTATGATGCTTTAGGTTACAATCCTGAGACACAGAAATACGACAGCACTAAGGCTCGGCCTATCCAGTGGGTGCGTATACACAACCTGCCAGATCTGGCTTACTTTAACCACTCACAACACGTTAAAGTTGGTGCAATAAAATGCCAGACTTGCCACGGCCAGGTGCAGAACATGCAGGAAGTTTACCAGTACTCGCCACTTACAATGAAATGGTGTATACAGTGCCACAAACGCACCGAGATCAACTCTAAAGGCAGCGCTTACTACGACAAAATACTTGCTGCTCACGATAAGATCAAGAAAGGCGAGAAAGTAACCCCTGCAATGCTGGGTGGCCTTGAATGCGCTAAGTGCCACTATTAA
- a CDS encoding TAT-variant-translocated molybdopterin oxidoreductase, giving the protein MDSNKKYWKGLEELNRTPEFVEKNKHEFAEPIPIEEVLSGGGLSSKTPRRDFLKALGFGVGAVTLAACQKVPVHKSIPYLIKPEEVTPGVANYYTSTFEGNAILVKTREGRPIKIEGNPNDLLSKGGLSAQAQASVLELYDNTRVKEPMVNGSETGWTQLDALVRNNLASIKAGGKKIRIITSTVHSPSTLAVIADFIAAYPNTKHINYDAVSYTGIIQANQNSFGKAVIPHYDFGKADVIVSFGADFLGTWISGEEFSSQYVTNRNNKSLEGKKMSRHIQFETGMSMTGTNADVRMPIKPSEEGIALVNLYNAISGTTLPGSKKLTNASADKAIILAAKELVAAKGRALVVAGSNDVATQVLVNAINSLLGSYGTTIDLDNPSLQYKGNDAELVEFVNEAKRGEVDAVFFLDANPVYDYFNVKDIQAALKKVKLRVSFAHHLDETANTCNVVAPNHHYLEGWGDDNAVAGYYTIQQPTINPVYNTRQAEQSMLLWSNNPVKDYYTYVRNNWNTNLLAKGGLAGQAGWETVLQNGFIKAPAAPAGTYTFNLDLNAVAQTIINHSNQLASGNKVELQIYQTVAMRDGKKANNPWLQELPDPVSKVTWDNFAAMSPSDVKKLGLEEFEVVTIDANGYSISLPVLSQPGQAQGTVSVAVGYGRTHAGLVGNGVGKNAFPFHSFRNGTFQTSAPATVTATGDVFPLSQTQTHHSFEGRNVIRETTLKDYLKNPASNSGKEEEKETYDLWDEYERPAYNWVMAIDLNACTGCGACVVACNVENNIPVVGKEEVGRRREMHWIRIDRYYSYDDGKGNLDVTKEKDIDKLENFDNVSVVHQPMLCQHCDHAPCETVCPVLATVHSSEGLNQMAYNRCVGTRYCANNCPYKVRRFNWFNYWNDSRFDNYLSNEHTQLVLNPDVTTRFRGVMEKCTMCVQRIQAGKLKAKIEKRPLKDGDVQVACAQTCSAKAIIFGNANDPNSEVSKALKSERTYYVLEELNVKPGIGYQVKVRNTLSELQA; this is encoded by the coding sequence ATGGATAGCAATAAAAAATACTGGAAAGGTTTAGAGGAACTAAACAGGACGCCAGAATTTGTTGAGAAGAACAAACATGAGTTTGCCGAGCCTATACCTATCGAAGAGGTATTAAGCGGTGGTGGCTTATCCAGCAAAACACCGCGCCGCGATTTCTTAAAGGCGCTTGGTTTTGGTGTGGGTGCGGTAACATTGGCTGCTTGCCAAAAAGTACCGGTACATAAATCTATACCATACCTAATAAAGCCTGAAGAGGTAACTCCCGGTGTAGCTAACTATTATACATCTACTTTTGAAGGTAATGCTATACTGGTTAAGACACGCGAAGGCCGCCCTATTAAAATAGAAGGTAACCCTAATGATCTTTTGTCTAAAGGTGGTTTAAGTGCACAGGCGCAAGCATCTGTACTTGAACTATACGACAATACACGCGTAAAAGAGCCAATGGTTAACGGCAGCGAAACTGGCTGGACACAGCTTGACGCTTTGGTTCGTAACAACCTGGCATCTATAAAAGCAGGTGGTAAAAAGATACGCATCATTACGTCAACTGTACACAGCCCTTCTACTTTAGCGGTTATTGCTGATTTTATTGCTGCTTATCCGAACACTAAACACATTAACTACGACGCGGTATCATATACCGGTATTATACAAGCCAACCAAAACAGCTTTGGTAAAGCAGTTATCCCTCACTATGATTTTGGTAAAGCTGATGTTATTGTAAGCTTCGGTGCAGACTTCCTGGGTACCTGGATCTCTGGCGAAGAATTTAGCAGCCAGTACGTAACTAACAGAAATAACAAATCGCTTGAAGGCAAAAAGATGTCGCGCCACATCCAGTTCGAAACTGGTATGAGCATGACAGGTACTAACGCTGACGTGCGTATGCCAATAAAGCCGTCTGAAGAAGGTATTGCACTGGTTAACCTTTACAACGCTATCTCCGGAACTACACTACCAGGTTCAAAAAAACTGACCAATGCTAGTGCAGATAAGGCCATTATCCTGGCAGCTAAAGAACTGGTTGCAGCAAAAGGACGCGCACTGGTTGTTGCCGGCAGCAATGATGTGGCAACACAAGTATTGGTAAATGCAATCAACTCTTTACTGGGCAGCTACGGTACTACCATTGATCTGGACAATCCGTCACTACAATATAAAGGTAACGACGCGGAACTTGTTGAATTTGTAAATGAAGCAAAACGCGGCGAAGTTGACGCGGTATTCTTCCTGGACGCTAACCCGGTATACGATTACTTTAATGTAAAAGACATACAGGCAGCTTTAAAGAAAGTTAAACTCCGTGTATCATTTGCTCATCACCTGGATGAAACAGCTAACACCTGTAATGTTGTTGCACCTAACCACCACTACTTAGAAGGATGGGGTGATGATAACGCTGTTGCCGGTTACTACACTATACAGCAGCCAACTATCAACCCGGTGTACAATACACGCCAGGCCGAGCAGAGCATGCTGTTGTGGAGCAATAACCCTGTAAAAGATTACTACACTTACGTTAGAAATAACTGGAATACAAACCTGTTGGCTAAAGGTGGCTTAGCAGGACAGGCAGGTTGGGAAACCGTGTTGCAAAATGGCTTTATTAAAGCCCCTGCTGCTCCGGCCGGTACTTACACGTTCAATTTAGACCTGAACGCTGTAGCACAAACCATCATCAACCATAGCAACCAACTAGCATCAGGCAATAAGGTAGAGCTGCAGATTTACCAAACCGTAGCAATGCGCGATGGTAAAAAAGCAAATAACCCATGGTTGCAGGAGCTGCCAGACCCGGTATCTAAAGTTACCTGGGATAACTTTGCAGCCATGTCTCCGTCTGACGTTAAAAAACTTGGTTTAGAAGAATTTGAAGTAGTTACAATAGATGCCAATGGCTATTCTATTTCGCTACCGGTATTATCACAGCCAGGCCAGGCACAAGGTACAGTATCTGTGGCTGTTGGTTACGGCCGTACACATGCCGGATTAGTTGGTAATGGTGTTGGTAAAAATGCATTTCCTTTCCATAGCTTCCGCAATGGTACATTCCAAACCAGCGCGCCGGCTACGGTAACTGCTACAGGTGATGTATTCCCGCTTTCGCAAACACAAACGCACCACTCTTTTGAGGGACGTAACGTTATCCGCGAAACTACGCTGAAGGATTACTTAAAGAACCCTGCCTCTAACAGCGGCAAGGAAGAAGAAAAAGAGACATACGATCTTTGGGACGAGTACGAGCGCCCTGCATACAACTGGGTAATGGCCATTGACCTGAACGCTTGTACAGGTTGCGGTGCCTGCGTGGTTGCTTGTAACGTAGAGAACAACATCCCGGTTGTAGGTAAAGAAGAAGTTGGACGCCGCCGCGAAATGCACTGGATCCGCATCGACCGTTACTACAGCTACGATGATGGAAAAGGTAACCTTGACGTAACCAAAGAAAAAGATATTGATAAGCTGGAGAACTTTGACAATGTGTCGGTAGTGCACCAGCCAATGCTTTGTCAGCACTGCGATCATGCGCCTTGTGAAACTGTTTGCCCGGTATTAGCTACCGTACACTCATCAGAAGGCCTTAATCAAATGGCTTACAACCGTTGCGTAGGTACACGTTATTGCGCTAACAACTGCCCTTATAAAGTTCGCCGTTTCAACTGGTTTAACTACTGGAACGATTCACGTTTCGACAACTACCTGAGCAACGAGCATACTCAACTGGTACTAAATCCTGATGTTACTACCCGTTTCCGCGGTGTAATGGAAAAATGTACTATGTGCGTACAGCGTATACAGGCTGGTAAGCTTAAAGCCAAAATAGAGAAACGTCCGCTTAAGGATGGTGATGTACAGGTTGCCTGTGCGCAAACCTGCTCGGCTAAAGCGATCATATTTGGTAACGCTAACGATCCTAACTCTGAAGTATCAAAAGCGCTTAAGAGCGAAAGAACTTACTACGTGTTAGAAGAGCTTAACGTGAAACCAGGTATTGGCTACCAGGTTAAAGTAAGAAACACATTATCAGAATTACAGGCTTAA
- the nrfD gene encoding NrfD/PsrC family molybdoenzyme membrane anchor subunit: MASHSESIIREPLITGKDITYAKITNDVLYPVENKPNKAWWIGFTVASMGALLWVVAISLTFWYGLGEWGLNKTVGWAWDITGFVWWVGIGHAGTLISAVLLLFRQNWRNSINRSAEAMTIFAVICAATYIVAHMGRPWLAYFTLPLPNQYGSLWVNWNSALMMDVFAISTYFSVSLVFWYTGLLPDIASIRDRATGLRRRIYSVMSFGWTGSVKTWQRFETVSLILAGISTPLVLSVHTIVSFDFATSLEPGWHTTIFPPYFVAGAIFSGFAMVQTLLLVTRKVLGLENYITMFHIESMNKIIMLTGSIVGVAYITEFFIAWYSGVEYEQYAFINRATGPYWWAYWSMMSCNVISPQVFWSSKLRRNIKFSWFLSIIVNIGMWFERFVIIVTSLHRDYIPSSWVMFYPTWVDVAVFIGSIGLFFTMFLLFIRVLPSVAMAEVKLLLKSSSEQAKKKLIDDGHLEPAEVQYYKESLVKFDSVDMSDYEKV, encoded by the coding sequence ATGGCATCTCACAGTGAATCGATAATCAGGGAACCGTTAATTACGGGCAAGGACATCACCTATGCCAAGATTACTAACGATGTATTGTACCCTGTAGAAAATAAACCAAATAAAGCCTGGTGGATAGGTTTCACCGTAGCCAGCATGGGCGCTTTACTTTGGGTAGTGGCTATCAGCCTTACCTTTTGGTATGGCCTTGGCGAATGGGGATTGAACAAGACAGTAGGCTGGGCATGGGACATCACCGGTTTCGTATGGTGGGTAGGTATCGGGCACGCCGGTACGCTTATCTCTGCGGTACTCTTGCTGTTCCGTCAAAACTGGCGTAACTCAATTAACCGCTCTGCAGAGGCGATGACCATCTTCGCGGTAATTTGCGCCGCTACATACATTGTAGCGCACATGGGCCGCCCTTGGTTGGCATACTTCACACTGCCGCTTCCTAACCAGTACGGCTCACTTTGGGTCAACTGGAACTCGGCACTGATGATGGACGTGTTTGCGATCTCTACTTACTTCTCTGTATCATTAGTATTCTGGTACACTGGTTTGTTACCTGATATCGCATCTATCCGTGACCGTGCAACAGGCTTACGCCGCCGTATATATTCGGTAATGTCATTCGGCTGGACAGGTTCAGTAAAAACCTGGCAGCGTTTCGAGACCGTGTCACTAATCTTGGCAGGTATCTCTACACCACTGGTACTTTCAGTACACACAATCGTATCCTTTGACTTTGCAACTTCACTGGAACCGGGATGGCATACCACCATCTTCCCTCCATACTTCGTTGCGGGTGCTATCTTCTCTGGTTTCGCAATGGTGCAAACGCTGCTGCTGGTTACCCGTAAGGTTTTAGGACTGGAAAACTACATCACCATGTTCCACATAGAGTCGATGAACAAGATCATCATGTTAACCGGTTCTATCGTAGGCGTGGCTTATATCACTGAGTTCTTCATTGCCTGGTACTCTGGTGTAGAATACGAACAATATGCTTTCATCAACCGTGCTACCGGTCCGTACTGGTGGGCATACTGGAGCATGATGAGCTGTAACGTGATCTCTCCGCAGGTATTCTGGAGCAGCAAGCTGCGCAGAAACATCAAGTTCTCCTGGTTCTTGTCTATCATCGTGAACATAGGTATGTGGTTCGAACGTTTCGTGATCATCGTAACCTCTCTTCACCGCGACTATATCCCTTCAAGCTGGGTAATGTTCTATCCTACATGGGTAGATGTGGCCGTGTTCATCGGCTCTATAGGCTTGTTCTTTACCATGTTCCTGCTGTTCATCAGGGTGCTGCCATCAGTGGCAATGGCCGAAGTGAAACTGTTGCTGAAATCATCAAGCGAGCAGGCCAAGAAAAAATTAATTGACGACGGCCACCTGGAACCTGCAGAAGTGCAGTACTATAAAGAGTCGCTGGTTAAGTTTGACAGTGTTGACATGTCTGATTACGAAAAAGTATAA